The window gacgtaaagagttatgtcgatgcaagcttaacacctatctggatagctctgagtagagataccggatacgtataatggagcaacaatttggattagctccaagtggaacatggtagcagcatctaagatatgacataaagttttgcgaaatacatagggatctgaatattgcagacccgttgactacaacctctctcacaagcataacatgatcaaacccagaactcattgagtgttaatcacatagtgatgtgaactagattattgagtctagtaaactctttggatgttggtcacatggcgatgtgacctgtgagtgttaatcacatggcgatgtgaactagattattgactctagtgcaagtgggagactgttggaaatatgccctagatgcaataataaattagttattattatatttcattgttcatgataatcgtttattatccatgctagaattgtattgataggaaactcagatacatgtgtggatacatagacaacaccatgtccctagtaagcctctagttgactagctcgttgatcaatagatggttatgctttcctgaccatggacattggatgtcgttgataacgggatcacatcattaggagaatgatgtgatggacaagacccaatcctaagcctagcacaagatcatgtagttcgtatgctaaagcttttctaatgtcaagtatcatttccttagaccatgagattgtgcaactcccagataccgtaagagtgctttgggtgtgccaaacgtcacaacgtaactgggtggctataaaggtgcactacgggtatctccgaaagtgtctgttgggttggcacgaatcgagactgggatttgtcactccgtgtaacggagaggtatctctgggcccactcggtaggacatcatcataatgtgcacaatgtgaccaaggagttgatcacgggatgatgtgttactgaacaagtaaagagacttgccggtaacgagattgaacaaggtatcgggataccgacgatcgaatctcgggcaagtatcgtaccgatagacaaagggaattgtatacgggattgattgaatccttgacatcgtggttcatctgatgagatcatctggagcatgtgggaaccaacatgggtatccagatcccgctgttggttattgaccggagagttgtctcggccatgtctgcatgactcccgagcccatagggtctacacacttaaggttcgatgacgctagggttatagggaaagtatgtacgcggttaccgaatgttgttcggagtcccgaatgacatcgcagacgtcacgaggagttccggaatggtccggaggtaaagatttatatatgggaagtcccgttttggtcaccggaaaagtttcgggtgctatcggtaacgtaccgggaccaccgggagggtcccgggggtccaccaggtggggccacctgccctagaaggctgcgtgggccaagtgtgggagaggaccagccccaggtgggctggtgcgcccccccaccaaggcccaagacgcaagggagagtgggagggggcaaaccctaggtccagatgggccttaaggcccaccctaggtgcgccccctctctcccccttggacgcaaccctagatgggttttggggctgccaccacccctagggagggaaccctagatgggggcgcagcccctccccttcccctatatatacttgaggtattgggggttgCAAGACACACGAGATGATCTCCCTCTTGGCgcggccctacctctctccctcctcgtctctcgtagtgcttggcgaagccctgctggagttccgcgctcctccaccaccaccacgccgtcatgctgctgttggatggagtcttccccaacctctccttctccccttgctggatcaaggcgtgggagacgtcaccgggctgcacgtgtgttgaacgcggaggcgccgttgttcggcgcttagatcggaatcaaccacgatctgaatcgctgcgagtacgactccttcatccgcgttctagcAACGCTTcctcttagtgatctacaagggtatgtagatgcactccccttccctcgttgctagattactccatagattgatcttggtgatgcgtagaaaattttaaatttctgctacgatccccaacaatagatacatagagtcacgggccaggtgctatggttgctgctctactccgcaaaaggattaatgccatctctgcgcttaaagcaaaccatatgttccttgcgtcacctacAAAGTCCCCCCaccttctctcgatttttctccacttcgacccatcagcgggtgctctcaacttcccgtctttcttacggtcctctttgtgccatcacatcaacttggcatgctctttgtttctgaacagacatttcaaccatggtattataggagcatactacatcaccttggcaggaaccctcttcctagggcgctcgccctcaacatcaccagggtcatctcgtttgatcttataccgcaatgcaccgcataccgtgcATGCGTTCaattcctcgtactcaccgcggtagaggatgcagtcattagggcatgcatgtatcttctgtacctccaatcctagagggcatagaaccttctttgcttcgtacgtaccatcgggcaattcgttatcctttggaagcttcttcttcattattttcagtagcttcccgAATTCGTTGTTAGATACATCATAGTCTGCCTTCCatggcagcaattccagtgtggtaccgagctttgtgttgtcatcttcacaatttgggtacaacccttttttgtgatcctctaacatgcgaccgaacttcaacttctccctttcactttggcattgtctctttgcatcaacaatgacccggcgaagatcgtcatcgggcacattgtctggttcctcttgatctttagcttCCTCCGTTGCagtatcaccgtattcagggggcggatagttgtcatcgtcctctttttctttgttgtcttccatcataacccctctttctccgtgcttggtccaaacattatagtttggcatgaaacccttctcaagcaggtggacAAGAAGGGTTTTCGAGTTAGAGTAATCCTTCGTATTCCCATAGATAGGGCATGAAAAATacataaaaccattttgcttgtttgcctcagccacttctagAAAATTATGTAGCCCctcaatgtactcggaggtgcgtctgtcaccgtacatccattgccggttcatctgcgtgcattatataatcaagtgtatcaaaaaccattacagaacatcatgaatagagaagtgaccaaattaatacaagttcatcatcagattaaaaccaaagtacagtagtgatcagatgttattactgaaaaaataaatacataaagttcatacatagttctcattgaataacatatagctctctagagcatctaattaaaacatacattgaaactatgtaaaacatttcaatgcagcaacaaatgcgatcataatcgcaactaaggtaacaattgatccaacggcataatgataccaagcctcagtatgagtggcatattttctaatctttctaatcttcaagcacatttcatccatcttgatcttgtgatcatcgacgacatccgcaacatgcaactccaattccatcttcccctcctcaattctttttaattttttcttcaagtaattgttttattttcaactaaatttaacctctcgacaagagggttggttggaatttccggttcacatacctcctagataaaaacatctatgtcgcgttggtcgacataattgtcataaacactaaatgaaacaaatcATAATaaaatatataccacatccaaatcgtagtcaggacgagggccaacgagggcggataccaaaaccatggcactatataataacaaataataataaaagtaaaaaatcatacaagtatctatctaaatcatataagtaagaattttttcttttaaaacgaatataagaacaagaggctcaccatggtggttccGAGGACAAGATCGGCACGGGCGGtcgacggcggtgaggacggggacgggacgggatggaccgccaaacctagacaaatcttagggaaaatggagcttgcaggttgagcttggagaggagaaagcttaagtgtggctcaagcatttcatcgaacacctcatgtgcatgcaTAGAAGGGAGACAAAGCAGCGCATGCACACACCTCCCACACGGCAAAAAAAAACAGAGGAGTGAGCGGCAGGggcgagggtatatataggcatctcttTAGTCCCGGTGGTGGCTAGAACCGGGACAGAAgactgacctttagtcccggttccagccaccaaccgagactaaaggtgctgcgccaggagcgaggcccattggtcccggttcgtgtctggaaTCGAGATCAAAGGGGTCAGATGAACCAGTACTAATGGCCCTCGAGGCCCGGCCGgcgccctggcctcacgaaccggaaccgatgcacccattggtcccggttcgtaggaGAACCGGGATTAATGCCCTTTTCTGACCTAGACCAaaaccctattttctactagtgtgttgTCAGACTACCATGGACATGTGGTGAAGATCAAGACACACGGTTGCAGAGAAATCACTAGTCATCAATTCTCCAAGGAAAGAGTTGCACGAGTGGGAGTGCATGCACGCTATCCACGTCATCCTAATTTTTTTCTGCCATCGGATCATGCGACCTTGACCGTGAATGTATGGTCGATCACCCCTCCCACACAAGCCCTCCAAAGCCTCACCAGGCCCCTGGAAAACTCGGTCGGAGGGTCCGCCACAGCCTGGTTCCGGCCCCTGTAGCCCGCTCTCCATCGCTCACTTCTCGCACGCAGTCTCACCCTCCTCTTCATCACCCTCTCTTTGCCAGCACGTATCTCTCCCAACCGAGGCGCCGCCTCCACCGCATCCGTTCAAGGCCAATGCCGGTCATATCTTGCGACACCCTTCGCAGGCAGAGCTCCGATTCACCTCACTCCTTTGGTCCTCAAGCATCGCCTCGTCATTCTGCCCTCGCCCCTATCGTGCGCCAACTCTAGCCGCCAAGGTCCTGGCGCGACGTTGACATGGACGGCGGCGTGCCGTCGTCTCCACTACACCTTCGCCTTCCAGCACCACCCCACTCATGTCCCACAAGTACTGGAGACATCAGCCGTCCATGATCATCCACCCCACGAGCTGTCGCCATCCTACGGCCTGACGCCAAGCCATGTCCCTGCTGATGTTCTTTGAGGTGCCAGTCCCCGACTCAAGCTTCAGCCTGCGGCTTCATCTCCCATACTGAAACCCTTCCACTTGAGCTTCCGTTGATGTCCCCATCCTCCTCCAGCAGGCGCTTGTGCTAGCCCATCGGTCTGAATGCAAGCAGATGGAGGTCTAGAAGGTGATGATGATTGTGTGTGGCTTGGAGGCAGCGTTCACCTTCCTGCAGAGCTTGCCTTGAGCTGGATACTGACCACTAAAGGTCCTCCCTAGCCCAAATGAGCACCTCAAAATAGATCTTCCCCTCCTCATGCCCTCTTCCTTGTTAGGATGTGGTGTGACTAGACTGAATAAGTTCATTGTATATCTCCGAACTGAATTTTTCTCAAGTTCTATTCCTGCTAGCATAGAAAATGTACGGTTGCCTCATAGATCTTGTGTCACAACATGTCTGTTAGATTTTTATAATGGCCATGGTGTTGTATTTTTAACCTTAGCGCAACGACGATAGTTTGCTCCTCCCTCTGTTGAGGATCGTCCTCCGTTCACTGCCTTAGCGACACGAGGAGAGGGGATCTGATGCCTCCTCTATTGTGTAGATAGGGTTGTCATAGGTGTTTTCAAGGGCATCGTTTTGATGGTGAGAAAGTTTCTGCgccaaaataatactccctccattccataatgttgTATGCCCTACTCCTCTCCTCCCATCTCGTCGGTGCCAAgactttttttttgagcatcagtacagacacaagcgctcatatacacgcgcatacactcacctctatgaacgcacacacgcacaccctacctctatgagcacctccgagaggctgagccggcatatcatgttgagatttacgaagtcaccgtaggcgcctcgtcgtcgacgggaacgtctcaaccacaggttgattcgcgtgGGTGCCAAGACTTGTGACAAAGAACTCTACAAATATTTTTGACCTTCCGTTCCCAGATGGACGGCCAGGATTCGTTCAGGCCACGCCCGTGCTGTTCCTCCCCAGCAGAGAAGCCTCTCGTCCCTtgtcctttcttcttcctcccgcccGCCCTCCGCCCCCAAACCCCATCCAGGTCCAGCCATGGCGGCCAAGCACCTGCTGTCCCGCGCCCGCCTCCTCCTGACCCGCCACCGCAGCCGCCCCACCATCCTCCCGCCCGCGCTCACCCGCCTCCTCTTCGGCGGGACCACCACCCCCTCCGGGCCGGAGGAGGACGACAAGGCCAGGGCCCGGGCGGCGGCCGTGGCCCTGGACGCCAAGAGGTCCAAGCGGGAGGGttcggacgacgacgacgagggcgCCGGGCTGCCCTGGACGTCCTGGCGGCCCGACGTGGCCTGGGTGACCAAGGCACTCGAGCCGGCGCTGCAGCTCTACAAGCACTACAACTGGAAGCCATTCGCCTGTAAGCATTTTCTCCTCCATTGATATACCTTTTTGCTGCCTCTGACTGTTCACGACAGATGAGACACATGGATTAGGATTTTATTAGGAAACAGAAATAACCCAGATCTTGCGTGGCTGTTGCTAAAATGTCCCTTTTTCACAGCAAGCCTGAATCTTTTATGGATAATTTTTATCAATTGGTATGCAACCTGCCCCCAAAATCAATCAGGtactaggtactccctccgtctcaaaataagtgtcgcagactggtactaaatcagcgacacgtTTTTTTTGGGGGACGGAGGGAGAGTAACTACACTACCACAATTGGGGGATCATCACGTTCCAACGTCGCAATGTTAGGGCAAACGAAACAATTACGCTCATCGTTGCGGTTGCAGACATGACTCGTAGCTCACAACTATTTCGATTGTTAGTCATAACTGAACTGGCTAATTATGTTGTTTTTTTGCAATACAACTTGCTCCAATCagatttctttaattaattaattgcaAAACTAACATGGTACAATCTCGATGCATGCAGCTGACAACATCCCCGCAAGCACCCGCACTTTTAGCGAGATCATAAGTGACCTCCAGCACAGCAAGGTAAGCATACAGGACTGGAGCCTCAGTGACCTTACTGTCGGCCTCTACCTCATTTACCTTACCCAAGCTTCCGCAAAGAATGCTCAAGCCTTCAAGGGCGTTCAGATTTCCTCCAATAAGAAGGTATGTCCTGCACTGCAGGCTTCCCTTACTTCATATTGTTCTACTCGTCGAAATCTTAATCGACAGACAGGATTATCTCAACAATCGCCACTctacccaagaagaagaagaacataaAATAATTCAAATCGGTCTATTAATTGTCTGCTCATGATGACCGAATATTATAATTTTAGACTCTACTGTAGACTGTTTATGCTTCTCAAAGATCTTGCACTAGCATGCGCATCTGATAGGGGAGTCACCTCTTTCCCTTTTTTTAGGTTCAAGAACTAATTTATCACCTTGAACTCGCAAAGGGTTGCTATAAGGGCAGTGCCACTGGGCTTGCAAAGCATAGCATGCTCCGGCCGAGGAATGTTTTAAAGTTTGTCAAGGATTCTAGTATTTTCAGACCTGGATATTACATCGGCATCGATCCGCGTGCTAAACTGGTCATCCTTGGGATTCGTGGGACCCATACGGTTTATGACCTTGTCACCGATTTGGTTGCATTAAGCGATAAGAAGGTGTCACCTAAAGGTTTCTCAACACACTTTGGAACATACGAGGCCGCTCGATGGTACCTACGCCATGAGTTGAGCATCatcaaaaaatgtttggaaaaacACAAGGTGGGAAATAGCTAGTATTTTAGGCATAATATCTGCATCTTCCTTTCATTTCCTCTGCTTATTTCCTTCTGTAATTTTCTTCAAAGCAAGCAGGACTACAAGTTGCGGTTGGTAGGTCACTCCCTTGGAGGAGCTTCAGCTGCATTGCTTGCTATAATGTTAAGGAAGAAGTCGAAGGAGGAGCTTGGATTTAGTCCCGACATAGTTTCAGCTGTTGGATTTGGAGTCCCGCCCTGTGTATCGAGAGAGATAGCTGAGAGTTGCGCAAGCTATGTCACCACTGTTGTACTGCAGGTTCGTTTCGGGTTTCCGTTGGTAATATAAATCTTGTTTTGGCTGCTTCCCCTGTCTCAACTTTGTAGTTGACATGTCTTCTGTCTTGCAGGATGACATTGTTCCTAGGTTAAGTGCAGCTTCGCTGGCAAGATTGCGAAATGAAATAATTGAAACAGATTGGTAAGCACTGAAACTGAAGTGCAGCAAATGACAAAACATTTTTAGATTAAATGTCAGGAAACTTTCCTCTGAGTAGCACGTGCACAATGAATCTGATGATCATCCTTCTTGCTGGTGATTGAACTTCCTATGGAAATCTCCTTCTTCCCTGTAGCTTATTCGTATGATTAGCAGTTTAGCACTTGAAGTTCTGAAGGTTTAAGACAGGCTTTTGGTTGTATTTGCATACATGTTTCTGAATCATGCTGTTTTGCAGGGCCAAAGTTTTGGAGAAGGAAGATTGGAAGCATATAGTGGATATTGTGACTAATGCTAAGCTAGTTGTTTCGTCCATCCAAGACGTGGCGAACAAACTTGCTGATTACGCCAAAGTTGTAACATCAGCTAGCTCAGGTGGTAAGTCCAAGATAATTTATTATTAGGATTTGTATGTATCTTACTGAATCTGGCGTGGCTCTTGCTTCTGTCAGATGCTGCAAAAGACCCGCCCCGTCTTCAGGGCCCGGCGAAAGTTTTGAAGCCGGACGGCGAAGAGGACGTGTATGTGCCTGAGGATCTCTTCCTCCCGGGGACGCTGTATTACCTCCAGAGGGACGTCGAGAATATAAACGGCGTCGAGGAGGAGTCGTACACGCTCTGGAGAGGGGACGCCGGGGAAAATTTCCAGCGGATACTGTTGTCGGGCAACTTGATGTCTGATCACAAATGTGATAGCATACAGTACGCGCTGAGAGATGTGCTCAAGACCCTGCCTCTCCCTCTGCCTCTGCAGGAGGATTGATGCTACTAAGTTCCAAAGCTTATGTAGGAAAGCGGGTTTCGCAAAAACCGAGTGTTTTGTTGTACAGTTTTAGGTTATGTAAGGGATTGCCAAGAATAACAAAGTGCTAGCAAACTCTCAAGTTGCAGTCCAGAGTTTCTGGTGCTGATCTAGGTGTAGTATACCTCTTCTTTTTTACAAGAGGTATAGTGTAACTCTTGTTTGAAACTTGAGATAAAAGGGTGCTAAGGCAGAATAAGAGTTGCATGGATCCATATCTGTTTTTCCTCTTTAGAACAAAGGTTTTTACTATCTTGAATCAGTATCCTAGGACCCATATAGTCATTGTATCATAAGTCGGTGAAAAATCATATCTACAAGTTCAATTTATTTTGCAAAAATGCATGAATGGTGCCGTCCATGGACTTGAAAAATTAATCTGGTTGCTGGTGAAATCCATGGAGGGTTCAAGCTGGTGAGCAAGGTCTGGTACGCCGTCATCTCCATCGACGGCCCCTCTTCGTCCGTGCTTCAAGCTCAACGACATCACGACCCTTCCCCTTTCCTCGCCACCCCTACATTTTTCTCTAACCGGATGAAGCTTACAACGTTGTCTTCACCAACTGGGCATAGCCAGGTCTTACTGGAATGGCTTTACAAATCAGTTTTGCTAGACGTGAAATACTTATCTCACATCTAACTCCTAAACCGTTTGATGCAAAGCTTTAACGATTCGTGCACGCAGCGCTTTTTGTTTTTTTCCGTGAGTTGTTTGTTGTCCTGTTTCGTAAGCAACATTTTAAAACTGTTTTCGTAGCCAACGTTTCGCTTTTTAGGGGAAGCCACGTTAGGTAGCTGCGCTGCTAGTCTATAGGCTGCtgcgttctttttttttcttttgctgtttcttctttctccttttcttttttattattatttgtttTAAATTATGAACTATTTTAGTTTCGGTTTTGCCATTTCACatctactctctccgttccaaattactcgtcacaaaaatggatgtatctagaactaaaatacatctagatacatccatacctgcgacaagtaattcgaaacggagggagtagacgtGAAATGCTTACCTCACATCTAAGTCCAGGACCACCGGATCAAGATNNNNNNNNNNNNNNNNNNNNNNNNNNNNNNNNNNNNNNNNNNNNNNNNNNNNNNNNNNNNNNNNNNNNNNNNNNNNNNNNNNNNNNNNNNNNNNNNNNNNNNNNNNNNNNNNNNNNNNNNNNNNNNNNNNNNNNNNNNNNNNNNNNNNNNNNNNNNNNNNNNNNNNNNNNNNNNNNNNNNNNNNNNNNNNNNNNNNNNNNNNNNNNNNNNNNNNNNNNNNNNNNNNNNNNNNNNNNNNNNNNNNNNNNNNNNNNNNNNNNNNNNNNNNNNNNNNNNNNNNNNNNNNNNNNNNNNNNNNNNNNNNNNNNNNNNNNNNNAGTTGTTCTACTTTCGTgcgttttttttttgagacaattctACTTTCGTGCGTGTGCAGCGTGTCATTGTTTTCGGTCTGAGTCTAAGCTGCTCTTTTTGTTTCCATCTGGGCCTGGTCTTTGTCTGTTTTTGGGCCCGGTCTGTGTAGAGGGATGTGCTTTTTTTTCCAGTAGGCTGTCCTGAGAATTGGATGGTAGAGTGGGCACGTTTTTTCTCATGTCTTTTGTTCCTGTTTGTCGCTCTCTACTTACTACCACTCCCATTCTCATTATTTTTAGCAGAAGTTTTGCTTTTAGTTTTTAAATTGCATTTTAAGCATACTTTTTGATTTTTCAACTATGATTCCCATTTTTTGTTGAAAGCATGGTGTTTCCTTTATACGCTGGGGTAGGTGTgcgaaggtgtgcttacgaattggagaaATCAGGTCCATCACTTTATACGCTGGGGTAGACATCTTATGATTGTCTGCATCGTAAGCCGGCTGATATTTGGAGAGGTTGGTCTCTTCAGCAATGACTGTTGCACGAGGACGAGTTTCTTTAACACAGGCGGCGAAGTCTTGCTGATCAAAAGAAGTCCCATCCTCCTTTAAGCTTGGATACCCACTGTCCACATCTGCCGGGTCTAAGTCCGGTACCCATGCCTTGGCACGGCTCAAGGCTGTCACAGCTCCGGCTCTTGCACAAGACCGTTTAATTTCTTGAAGTCTGGTGGGTAAGATGGACAATTTCTTCAACACATCACTTAACAGGTTGGGTCCTTGATTAGTTGGGGAGATGGTAGCAAGGGTACGTTGAGCTCCGGTGTACAATTGCTCGACAATGGTATAGACCGCCTTGAGCTTAACAAGCATATCCTGATTAAGGTTGCTACTCCTGGGACCTGAGGAAAACACAGATCGGTTAAATGTCGGTTTACATTACTACGACAAGTACTTACTTTGGATGAATAGCAAGGCGACTCACTGAAGATAGCAGAAATCATCTGAGATACACGGTGTTTTAAGCCGGTGAGCTCAGTGGTTACCTCCTGAAGAGCTGTTTCTGCTTTCTCAGCCCGCTGCGTTAAAGCAGTCTTCTCTTCAGCCCAAGTCTTTTTCTTCGCCGTAAAATGGGTCTTCAGTTTTTCCGACTCAGCCACGCTAAACTGGAATTTTGACTCAGCTTTCCGGGTCTCAGTTTGCTGagccgccagccgggtctttgcatcgtTCAATTGAGACTCCAGTTCAGCAGTAGCAGCCTGTATGAAGCACGGAGTTATCAACACATTTATATCAGGATTACAACAATATAAGTCCCAagtccttttgcaagcaacaacacttgacacttgggggctaatgtctgtcagaACAATTTTCAAAGAAACGACTCTTATGAATAAAGTCCAAAGCACTCTGCAAGCAacactacttggcacttgggg is drawn from Triticum dicoccoides isolate Atlit2015 ecotype Zavitan chromosome 4A, WEW_v2.0, whole genome shotgun sequence and contains these coding sequences:
- the LOC119284484 gene encoding uncharacterized protein LOC119284484 isoform X1; this translates as MAAKHLLSRARLLLTRHRSRPTILPPALTRLLFGGTTTPSGPEEDDKARARAAAVALDAKRSKREGSDDDDEGAGLPWTSWRPDVAWVTKALEPALQLYKHYNWKPFASDNIPASTRTFSEIISDLQHSKVSIQDWSLSDLTVGLYLIYLTQASAKNAQAFKGVQISSNKKVQELIYHLELAKGCYKGSATGLAKHSMLRPRNVLKFVKDSSIFRPGYYIGIDPRAKLVILGIRGTHTVYDLVTDLVALSDKKVSPKGFSTHFGTYEAARWYLRHELSIIKKCLEKHKDYKLRLVGHSLGGASAALLAIMLRKKSKEELGFSPDIVSAVGFGVPPCVSREIAESCASYVTTVVLQDDIVPRLSAASLARLRNEIIETDWAKVLEKEDWKHIVDIVTNAKLVVSSIQDVANKLADYAKVVTSASSGDAAKDPPRLQGPAKVLKPDGEEDVYVPEDLFLPGTLYYLQRDVENINGVEEESYTLWRGDAGENFQRILLSGNLMSDHKCDSIQYALRDVLKTLPLPLPLQED
- the LOC119284484 gene encoding uncharacterized protein LOC119284484 isoform X2, encoding MAAKHLLSRARLLLTRHRSRPTILPPALTRLLFGGTTTPSGPEEDDKARARAAAVALDAKRSKREGSDDDDEGAGLPWTSWRPDVAWVTKALEPALQLYKHYNWKPFASDNIPASTRTFSEIISDLQHSKVSIQDWSLSDLTVGLYLIYLTQASAKNAQAFKGVQISSNKKVQELIYHLELAKGCYKGSATGLAKHSMLRPRNVLKFVKDSSIFRPGYYIGIDPRAKLVILGIRGTHTVYDLVTDLVALSDKKVSPKGFSTHFGTYEAARWYLRHELSIIKKCLEKHKDYKLRLVGHSLGGASAALLAIMLRKKSKEELGFSPDIVSAVGFGVPPCVSREIAESCASYVTTVVLQDDIVPRLSAASLARLRNEIIETDWAKVLEKEDWKHIVDIVTNAKLVVSSIQDVANKLADYAKVVTSASSDAAKDPPRLQGPAKVLKPDGEEDVYVPEDLFLPGTLYYLQRDVENINGVEEESYTLWRGDAGENFQRILLSGNLMSDHKCDSIQYALRDVLKTLPLPLPLQED